The sequence GGCCCGGCCCCCGGAAGACGGCCATGACGGCGTCGCCGACGAACTTGTCCACCGTGCCGCCCCGGGACAGCAGCTCCGGGACGATGGCCTCGAAGTTGGCGTTGAGCCGGCGCAGCGACTCGTCGGGCGCCTCCTGGTGCAGCACCGGCGTGAAGGCGTCCACGTCGATGAACACCACCGTGCCCTCCACCCGCTCACCGGCCAGCGCGTCCGAGCCCTGGAGCAGCGGAGGCAGCCGCTCCAGCACCGCGCCGGGGACGAACATGCGCAGCAGGCCGTTCTCCTCCGTGGAGCGGATGGTGCTGCGCAGCTCGCGCACGTGCTTCAGCGTCTTGACGAGCGTGGTCTCCAGATCCGGGAAGTCGATGGGCTTGGTGATGAAGTCGTAGGCGCCGCGGTTCATCGCCGTGCGGATGTTGCTCATGTCGCCATACGCGGAGACGATGATTACCCGGGTCAGCGAGCTGACCTCGCCGATGCGCGACAGGAAGGTGAGCCCGTCCATGCGCGGCATGTTGATGTCGCAGAGGACGACCTGGATGTCGGGGTGCTGGCGCAGCTGCTCCAGCGCCTCCTCCCCGTCCGCGGCGAAGAGGAACTGGTAGACGGAGCGGCGGATCTGCTTGCGGAAGCTCTGCTCCATCAGCACCACGACGTCCGGCTCGTCGTCCACCACCAGCACCTTCGCCGGCCGCGACGGGCGGCCCGCCTCCACGCGCGCGGTGAAGGCCGAGGCCAGCTCGTGCGCGGACTGGTAGCGCCGCGAGGGCTCCGGGTCCAACGCGCGCGCGAAGAAGGCGTCCACCTCCGCGCCCAGCTCGGGGACGAGGCTGGAGGGCGCGGGCGGCGGAGGGGGCGGGTTGCCCAGGCGCATCTGCCGCAAGGACTCCAGGGGGAACGGGTGCTGCCCGGTGAGCGCGCGGTAGGCGACGACGCAGAGCGCCCACAAGTCACAGCGATGGTCCAGCTGGGGGTCCAGGCCCCGGAGCTGCTCCGGGCTCATGTAGCGGGGCGTGCCCGCCATCTCCTCGTCCGGGTGGGGCTTCGCCGCGCCGCCGGACATCAGCAGCGCGAGCCCGAAGTCGAGCACCTTCACCAGCTCGCCGCTCGCGGTGCGCGCGAGGAAGAGGTTGGCGGGCTTGAGGTCTCGGTGGATGACACCGGCCGCATGGGCCGCCGTCAGCGCACGCGTCGCCTGGGTGAGGAGCCGCTCCACCATGGCCAGGGACAGCCGCTCGCGACGGTTGAGGAGCGCCTCCAGGTCCTCCCCTTCCAGCAGCTCCATGACGATGTAGGGCGTATCGCCGGCAAGGTCGCAGTCGTAGACCTGGATGACATGCGGGTTCTGCAGCCGGGCGATGGCCTGGGCTTCCCACTCGAACTGCTGCCGGGACAGCGGGGCCGGCGCGCAGTGGGACGCCATCAGCTTCAGCGCCACCCGCCGCTGGAGCTTGGGGTCCAACGCCACCCAGATGGTGCCCATGCCACCACCGGCGAGCCTGCGCTCCAGGACGTACCTGCCGTCAATGGTCTGGCGCTCGGACATGCCGTGTTCATCCATGGTTCTGGCCTTGGGGGGGTCCGCCCCATCGACGGAAGTGGGGGGCTTCCGCGAAACGCGCGAATCTTCGCACACCGGCTCACGCCCGGGTACTGCATGACGCATGTATCACCGCTTCCTTCCAGACCGGACGGGCGGGCGTCCCGGGTCAGCCTCCCGTGACTCGCGTGCTACCTTGCTGCCCGCTTTTCCCCGCCACGGCGTCCCCGCGCCCCACCCAGGAGCCGTCATGCCCCACACCCCCACGCTCTCCGAGGCTCGCCGCGCCGAGCCTACCCACGACGCCCGCCAGCCGGACGGGCATGACCAACCCGGCCTGGTCGTCCCACCGGGCCTGCGCCCGGGCATGCCCAACAACACGATGACCACCAGCGATACGGAGTACGTGGACGAGCCCCTGAAGGTGCTCGCCGGCGCGCTCCCCGCGGATCTGCGAGGGCACGTCTTCGTCGCGGGCCCCAGCGTCCACGCGGGCTCCCCCGCCCTGGCCTCGGATGGGCTCGTGCTCCGGCTCGACTTCGACGGGTCGGAGGGGGCCCGGTTCACCAACGCCCTCATGCGCTCGCCGTCGCACTACGCGCGCGAGTCGGTGGACTCCGGCGCCACGGCGCGCGGACCGCTGACGCGCTACCTGAACGACTTCCGGGCGACGACGCTGGCGGACGTCTCGCTCACCCTGGGAGTCCAGGAGAGCCCCAACACGGCGCCCTTCCTCGTCGAGGGCGAGAAGATGCTGCTGGTGACGACGGACGCGGGCCGGCCGTGGGCCATCCACCCGAAGACGCTGAAGGCGTACACGCCGCTGGGCTACCGCCGCGAGTGGAACCCGGCGATTCCCGCGCCCTGGGCCTTCCCGCTGTTGCAGAGCACCGCGCACCCGGCCTTCGACCCCGAGCCCGCGCAGCCGATTGCGCCGGACCAGCCCTCGCAGCAGCGCCCTCGCCTCTTCTTCACCAAC comes from Pyxidicoccus trucidator and encodes:
- a CDS encoding protein kinase domain-containing protein, encoding MSERQTIDGRYVLERRLAGGGMGTIWVALDPKLQRRVALKLMASHCAPAPLSRQQFEWEAQAIARLQNPHVIQVYDCDLAGDTPYIVMELLEGEDLEALLNRRERLSLAMVERLLTQATRALTAAHAAGVIHRDLKPANLFLARTASGELVKVLDFGLALLMSGGAAKPHPDEEMAGTPRYMSPEQLRGLDPQLDHRCDLWALCVVAYRALTGQHPFPLESLRQMRLGNPPPPPPAPSSLVPELGAEVDAFFARALDPEPSRRYQSAHELASAFTARVEAGRPSRPAKVLVVDDEPDVVVLMEQSFRKQIRRSVYQFLFAADGEEALEQLRQHPDIQVVLCDINMPRMDGLTFLSRIGEVSSLTRVIIVSAYGDMSNIRTAMNRGAYDFITKPIDFPDLETTLVKTLKHVRELRSTIRSTEENGLLRMFVPGAVLERLPPLLQGSDALAGERVEGTVVFIDVDAFTPVLHQEAPDESLRRLNANFEAIVPELLSRGGTVDKFVGDAVMAVFRGPGHVDRAQEACISIRRQLGTLADRGGERAPYAHGVCIGLDSGDLVSGSVGAKASGRLDFTVLGEVVNTASRLAALAVRGQVLVSARARDLARAPFEYTSLGAQTLPGEAAPLHVFELVRREGDTRVAPDEATPFVPSERLEEPEAAGLVAGPSR